One genomic segment of Ipomoea triloba cultivar NCNSP0323 chromosome 9, ASM357664v1 includes these proteins:
- the LOC116028962 gene encoding uncharacterized protein LOC116028962: protein MGKASASYSDSSSYFCWDKDAFYNSMLDLSLGSLTSYHITLINNTVTELQSLHDSILSCDHHPRAGLPLLASPPAPPRRYQPRQPLPGVATKQKKNKNSSFPLKKGKSETITPPYEWATNRRASVHSLDSLYFKNIHEITGDVQCRRCESKYEMGFNLVESFTEVAKFIWENKCEMADRAPDVWMNPTLPTCRYCGQENSVKPVIPRSKKAINWLFLLLGQMLGCCTLDQLRYFCKYRRHHRTGAKDRVLYLTYLNLCKQLDPNGPFDR, encoded by the coding sequence ATGGGCAAAGCATCTGCTTCCTATTCTGATTCTTCCTCCTATTTTTGTTGGGATAAAGATGCATTTTATAATAGCATGCTCGATCTTTCGTTAGGTTCTCTAACTTCGTATCACATCACACTCATAAACAACACTGTAACTGAACTCCAAAGTTTGCACGATTCAATATTATCATGTGATCATCATCCGCGTGCCGGTCTGCCTCTCTTGGCGTCTCCCCCGGCCCCACCGCGAAGATACCAGCCTCGTCAGCCCCTACCCGGGGTTGCCACGAAgcagaagaagaataagaactCATCATTTCCACTGAAGAAGGGGAAGAGCGAGACGATCACGCCCCCATATGAGTGGGCCACGAACCGGCGTGCCAGTGTGCATAGTCTAGACTCTCTGTACTTCAAAAACATCCACGAGATCACGGGGGACGTGCAGTGCAGACGGTGCGAGAGCAAGTACGAGATGGGGTTCAATCTGGTTGAGAGTTTTACAGAGGTCGCGAAGTTTATATGGGAAAACAAATGCGAAATGGCCGACCGAGCGCCCGACGTTTGGATGAATCCGACCCTCCCGACCTGCCGGTACTGCGGCCAAGAGAACAGCGTTAAACCTGTGATTCCTCGCAGCAAAAAGGCCATAAATTGGCTGTTTTTGCTGCTAGGGCAGATGTTAGGGTGTTGTACCTTAGATCAACTAAGGTATTTCTGCAAATACCGGAGACATCATAGGACGGGGGCTAAGGATAGGGTGCTGTATCTCACGTACCTTAACTTGTGCAAGCAGCTTGATCCAAACGGTCCTTTTGATCGTTAG